In Fusobacteriaceae bacterium, one DNA window encodes the following:
- the lepA gene encoding translation elongation factor 4 yields MQQRFKRNFSIIAHIDHGKSTIADRLIEATGTVAQRDMKEQLLDSMDLEREKGITIKAQAVTLFYHAKDGNTYELNLIDTPGHVDFIYEVSRSLSACEGALLVVDAAQGVEAQTLANVYLAIGQNLEIVPVINKIDLPSADIEKTRKEIEDIVGLPADDAILASGKTGEGIGDLLEAVVARIPAPSYDEESPLRALIFDSLFDDYRGVITYVKLLDGKIKKGDRIRIWSTEKDFDVLETGIFTPAMKAVDELTAGSVGYVISGVKSIHDTRVGDTMTSAERPCLFPLEGFKPALSMVFAGIYPLDTNDYGDLRDALEKLQLNDASLTFQPETSLALGFGFRCGFLGLLHMEIIVERLRREYNLDLISTTPSVEYKILMANGQILTIDNPCEFPEGGKGQFTVEEPYISGKIITPKDYMGGVMELCQEKRGVYVGMEFIDEKRSLVTYELPLAEIVIDFYDKLKSRTRGYASFEYEFTGYKEADLVKVDILVQWKVVDAFSFIAHADNAYAKGRTICERLKEVIPRQQFEIPIQAALGSKIIARENIKPYRKNVIAKCYGGDITRKKKLLEKQKEGKKRMKTIGNVEIPQEAFVSVLKLND; encoded by the coding sequence ATGCAACAACGCTTCAAAAGGAATTTTTCCATTATCGCCCATATCGACCACGGCAAATCCACTATCGCGGACCGTCTGATCGAAGCGACGGGAACGGTTGCCCAAAGGGACATGAAAGAACAGCTGCTGGATTCCATGGACCTCGAACGGGAAAAGGGCATTACGATCAAGGCCCAGGCCGTGACGCTTTTTTATCACGCCAAGGACGGAAACACCTATGAGCTGAACCTCATCGACACGCCGGGTCATGTGGACTTTATCTATGAGGTATCCCGCTCGCTTTCCGCCTGCGAAGGGGCCCTTCTGGTCGTGGACGCCGCCCAGGGCGTGGAGGCCCAGACCCTGGCCAACGTCTATCTCGCCATCGGACAAAATCTCGAAATTGTGCCGGTCATCAACAAAATTGACCTGCCGTCGGCCGATATTGAAAAAACCAGAAAAGAAATCGAGGATATCGTCGGTCTTCCCGCTGACGACGCGATTCTGGCCTCGGGAAAGACAGGCGAAGGGATAGGCGATCTGCTGGAAGCGGTGGTTGCCCGGATTCCCGCCCCTTCTTACGACGAGGAATCTCCGCTGAGGGCCCTGATTTTCGATTCGCTCTTTGACGATTACCGCGGCGTCATCACCTATGTGAAGCTTCTCGACGGGAAAATCAAAAAAGGAGACCGGATCCGGATCTGGTCCACGGAAAAAGATTTTGACGTCCTTGAAACGGGGATATTTACCCCGGCCATGAAGGCCGTGGACGAACTCACGGCAGGTTCCGTAGGCTATGTGATCTCGGGCGTCAAATCCATCCACGATACCCGCGTGGGCGATACGATGACCTCGGCGGAACGCCCCTGTCTCTTTCCGCTGGAGGGCTTCAAGCCCGCGCTTTCCATGGTATTCGCCGGGATTTATCCCCTGGATACCAACGACTACGGCGATCTCCGGGACGCTCTGGAAAAATTGCAGCTCAACGACGCGTCGCTCACCTTCCAGCCCGAGACCTCGCTGGCTCTGGGCTTCGGGTTCCGCTGCGGATTTTTGGGCCTGCTGCATATGGAAATCATCGTGGAGCGCCTGCGGCGCGAATACAACCTGGATCTGATCTCGACGACCCCGTCGGTGGAATATAAAATTCTCATGGCAAACGGACAGATCCTGACCATAGACAATCCCTGCGAGTTTCCTGAGGGCGGAAAGGGCCAATTTACCGTTGAGGAACCCTATATCTCGGGAAAAATCATCACGCCCAAGGATTATATGGGGGGCGTCATGGAACTCTGTCAGGAAAAACGCGGCGTCTACGTAGGGATGGAATTTATCGACGAAAAACGCTCGCTTGTCACCTATGAGCTGCCCCTCGCCGAGATCGTCATTGATTTTTATGACAAACTCAAATCCCGCACCCGGGGCTATGCCTCCTTCGAATATGAATTTACAGGCTACAAAGAGGCGGACTTGGTCAAGGTCGATATCCTCGTCCAATGGAAGGTCGTGGACGCCTTTTCCTTTATCGCCCACGCCGACAACGCCTACGCCAAAGGCCGGACCATCTGCGAAAGGCTCAAGGAAGTAATCCCGAGACAGCAGTTCGAAATCCCGATCCAGGCGGCGCTGGGCTCCAAGATCATCGCCCGGGAGAATATCAAGCCCTACCGCAAAAACGTCATCGCCAAATGCTACGGCGGAGACATCACGCGGAAGAAAAAATTGCTGGAAAAACAGAAAGAGGGGAAAAAGCGGATGAAAACAATCGGAAATGTGGAAATCCCCCAGGAAGCCTTCGTTTCTGTGTTGAAGCTCAACGATTGA
- the guaA gene encoding glutamine-hydrolyzing GMP synthase, which produces MKENGIIVLDFGSQYNQLIARRVREMGVYAEIVPFSEPIEKIVARKPKGIIFTGGPSSVYEEGSPRVARELFFQGVPILGTCYGMQLTTDLFGGKVAKAAKQEFGKAELYIDDKASPLFAGVPDRSIVWMSHNDHVTEMAPDSVQIAHTDSCIAATYYPAINTYCTQFHSEVTHSQYGAKIIENFVFNICKCEKNWSMEHYIEDTVAAIRTKAGDKKVLLGLSGGVDSSVAATLIHRAVGDRLTCIFVDTGLLRKDEAKKVMAVYAEHFHMDIRCVDAGERFLAKLAGVSDPEQKRKIIGKEFIEVFNEEAAKVKDVEFLAQGTIYPDVIESTSVKGPSQTIKSHHNVGGLPKDMKLQLIEPLRELFKDEVRKVGRELGIPSDMVDRHPFPGPGLGIRILGEVTKEKADILREADDIFIEELRAADLYNKVSQAFVVLLPIRSVGVMGDCRTYEYTAVLRSANTIDFMTATWSHLPLDFLEKVSNRILNEVKGINRLTYDISSKPPATIEWE; this is translated from the coding sequence ATGAAAGAAAACGGCATTATCGTACTGGATTTCGGGTCCCAGTACAATCAGCTTATCGCGCGGCGGGTGCGGGAAATGGGCGTATACGCAGAAATTGTCCCCTTTTCGGAACCCATTGAAAAAATTGTCGCCCGAAAGCCTAAAGGAATCATCTTTACGGGAGGACCCAGCTCCGTCTACGAGGAAGGCTCTCCGAGAGTCGCCAGGGAACTCTTTTTTCAGGGCGTCCCCATTCTGGGGACCTGCTACGGCATGCAGCTGACGACCGATCTTTTCGGAGGCAAGGTCGCCAAGGCGGCCAAGCAGGAGTTCGGCAAGGCGGAACTGTATATCGACGACAAGGCCTCGCCGCTCTTCGCGGGCGTACCGGACCGCTCCATCGTCTGGATGAGCCACAACGACCATGTGACGGAAATGGCGCCGGATTCGGTTCAAATTGCCCATACGGACTCCTGTATCGCGGCGACCTATTATCCCGCGATCAATACCTATTGCACGCAATTTCATTCCGAAGTGACCCATTCGCAATACGGGGCGAAAATCATCGAGAATTTTGTCTTCAATATCTGCAAATGCGAGAAAAACTGGTCCATGGAGCATTATATTGAAGACACGGTCGCCGCCATCCGGACAAAGGCCGGAGACAAAAAAGTGCTGCTGGGCCTTTCGGGAGGCGTGGATTCCTCGGTCGCGGCAACCTTGATCCACCGGGCCGTGGGCGACAGACTGACCTGCATCTTCGTGGATACGGGACTCCTCCGGAAAGACGAGGCGAAAAAGGTCATGGCGGTCTACGCCGAGCATTTTCATATGGATATCCGCTGCGTCGACGCCGGGGAGCGCTTCCTCGCAAAGCTGGCGGGCGTGTCCGATCCCGAGCAGAAAAGAAAAATCATCGGAAAAGAATTTATCGAGGTCTTCAATGAAGAAGCCGCCAAGGTCAAGGACGTGGAATTTCTCGCCCAGGGGACCATTTACCCCGACGTCATCGAGTCCACCTCGGTCAAGGGGCCTTCCCAGACCATCAAGTCTCATCACAACGTGGGCGGCCTTCCCAAAGATATGAAGCTGCAATTGATCGAACCTCTGCGGGAGCTCTTCAAGGACGAGGTCCGCAAGGTGGGCCGGGAACTCGGCATTCCTTCGGATATGGTGGACAGGCATCCCTTTCCGGGGCCGGGCTTGGGGATCCGAATTTTGGGCGAAGTCACAAAGGAAAAGGCCGATATCCTGCGGGAAGCCGACGACATCTTTATCGAGGAATTGCGGGCCGCAGATCTCTACAACAAAGTCAGCCAGGCCTTTGTGGTGCTGTTGCCGATCCGCTCGGTGGGGGTAATGGGGGACTGCCGCACTTATGAGTATACGGCGGTGCTCAGATCCGCCAATACGATTGACTTTATGACCGCGACCTGGTCCCATTTGCCGCTTGATTTTCTCGAGAAAGTTTCCAACCGGATCCTGAACGAGGTCAAGGGGATCAACCGCCTGACTTATGACATTTCCTCGAAGCCGCCCGCGACCATTGAGTGGGAGTAA
- a CDS encoding single-stranded DNA-binding protein, whose translation MNLVVLTGRLTRDPELKYGQSGKAYAKFSLAVNRQFSKDETDFFNCTAFGKTAELVGEYLRKGRKVGVQGNIQQYKYEVNGEKRTSYDVIVNSLEFLESKGGTSENYPANDFPGDHAADSKAEAPLPDKDDEFPF comes from the coding sequence ATGAACCTAGTTGTATTAACCGGTCGTTTGACCAGGGATCCGGAACTGAAGTACGGACAAAGTGGTAAGGCCTACGCCAAGTTTTCATTGGCGGTGAATCGACAGTTTTCCAAGGACGAAACAGATTTCTTCAACTGTACGGCCTTCGGTAAAACGGCGGAACTGGTGGGGGAGTATTTGCGGAAGGGCCGGAAAGTCGGCGTACAAGGCAATATTCAACAGTATAAGTATGAGGTCAACGGTGAAAAACGGACTTCCTACGACGTCATTGTTAATTCCCTTGAGTTCCTCGAATCCAAAGGCGGAACGTCAGAAAATTACCCCGCGAATGATTTTCCGGGGGATCACGCGGCCGACAGCAAGGCGGAAGCGCCGTTGCCGGACAAAGACGACGAATTTCCTTTCTGA